The Thermodesulfovibrionales bacterium genome includes a region encoding these proteins:
- a CDS encoding acetyl-CoA carboxylase carboxyltransferase subunit alpha, which yields MRYYLDFEKPIEELETKIDELKRLSDGKDIDITAEIRKLDKKVKDLRSEIFVNLTPWQKTMIARHPDRPYTLDYIALLVEDFMELHGDRRFADDPAIVGGVGKIRGVPFMIIGHQKGRGTKERIYRNFGQPHPEGYRKALRLMKLAERFKVPILTFIDTPGAYPGIGAEERGQAEAIANNLMEMSRIKRPIISIVIGEGGSGGAIALGVADRVYMLEHSVYSVISPEGCAAILWKKNGELGYEDYEKAAQALKLTAHDLLRFKVIDDVIPEPLGGAHRDYEAISQKIADSVIRAFDDLKSKTPAKLVEDRYRRFRKIGTIETAERERASHAGS from the coding sequence ATGAGATACTATCTCGACTTCGAAAAACCGATTGAAGAGCTCGAGACAAAGATCGATGAGCTGAAGCGTCTGTCTGACGGCAAGGATATCGATATCACCGCTGAGATCAGGAAACTTGACAAGAAGGTGAAGGACCTCAGGTCAGAGATATTCGTGAACCTCACTCCCTGGCAGAAGACAATGATAGCGAGACATCCTGACAGACCCTATACCCTCGATTACATTGCTCTTCTCGTTGAAGATTTTATGGAACTCCACGGGGACAGGCGGTTTGCCGATGATCCTGCCATTGTCGGGGGAGTGGGGAAGATCAGGGGCGTGCCCTTCATGATCATAGGTCATCAAAAGGGGCGGGGGACGAAGGAGCGCATATACAGGAATTTCGGCCAGCCCCATCCCGAGGGTTATCGAAAGGCCTTGAGACTCATGAAGCTTGCAGAGAGATTCAAGGTGCCGATCCTGACGTTCATTGACACCCCGGGAGCATATCCCGGCATCGGTGCCGAGGAGAGAGGGCAGGCCGAGGCGATTGCGAACAATCTCATGGAGATGTCCAGGATCAAGAGACCGATCATATCCATCGTGATAGGAGAAGGGGGAAGCGGCGGCGCCATTGCCCTTGGCGTTGCCGACAGGGTCTATATGCTCGAGCATTCCGTTTATTCGGTCATATCTCCCGAGGGGTGTGCTGCCATCCTTTGGAAAAAAAACGGGGAACTGGGTTACGAGGACTACGAGAAGGCGGCGCAGGCCCTCAAACTCACTGCCCATGACCTTCTCAGGTTCAAAGTGATCGACGATGTTATACCTGAACCGCTCGGTGGTGCGCACAGGGACTATGAAGCCATTTCACAGAAGATAGCCGATTCTGTCATAAGGGCCTTTGACGACCTGAAATCAAAGACGCCGGCTAAACTCGTTGAGGACCGGTACAGAAGATTTCGGAAGATCGGCACCATCGAGACCGCTGAACGGGAAAGGGCCAGTCATGCCGGAAGTTGA